The proteins below come from a single Takifugu flavidus isolate HTHZ2018 chromosome 6, ASM371156v2, whole genome shotgun sequence genomic window:
- the gucy1a1 gene encoding guanylate cyclase soluble subunit alpha-1 isoform X2 gives MMSMFSSRKAIQMDTLRVALGEELFNMCYEEDRHILRVVGGALHDFLNSFNVLLKQSSTLHYQDREDCVNEPSVLCLDKDLGLLTVYFFNPHPTTELFFPGVIKAAARLLYHTTVDVLMDPPATKDSILQSSPQPSLLYTVVVKDAKSLSPSPLRATSAGTLPTSLFSTIFPFHLILDQDLVLVQVGHGLRKRLTRKDGLRRPATFQEHFSILSPLIRCTFQGILTMLNTQFTIRIKRGVSTADNTLMDLKGQMIYVPESDAILFLGSPCVDKLEELTGRGLYLSDIPIHNALRDVVLVGEQAKAQDGLKKRLGKAKAALEHAHQALEEEKKKTVDLLFTIFPGTVAQQLWQGQTVQAKKFERVTMLFSDIVGFTAVCSHCTPMQVITMLNELYTKFDHHCGELDVYKVETIGDAYCVAGGLHKESETHAVQVALMALKMMELSNGVMTPAGEPIQMRIGLHTGSVLAGVVGVKMPRYCLFGNNVTLANKFESCSQPGKINISPTTHRLLEDHPEFVFIPRRRQELPANFPEDIPGVCYFLEASPRPSEVTLK, from the exons ATGATGAGCATGTTCTCCTCCAGGAAAG CTATCCAGATGGATACTCTGAGAGTAGCGCTTGGCGAGGAGCTTTTCAACATGTGCTATGAAGAGGACAGGCACATTttgagggtggtggggggagcCCTGCACGACTTCCTCAACAGCTTCAATGTCTTGTTGAAACAGAGCAGCACGCTGCATTACCAGGACAGAGAGGATTGTGTAAACGAACCTTCGGTGCTGTGCTTAGACAAGGATTTGGGTCTGCTTACTGTCTATTTCTTCAATCCCCACCCGACCACTGAGCTCTTTTTCCCCGGAGTCATCAAAGCTGCTGCCCGTCTGCTCTATCACACCACTGTGGATGTTCTGATGGACCCTCCTGCCACTAAAGATAGCATCCTGCAGTCCAGCCCGCAGCCCAGTCTTCTGTACACAGTTGTAGTTAAAGATGCTAAAAGTCTGAGCCCCAGTCCACTACGAGCCACCTCAGCGGGGACGCTTCCTACCTCTCTGTTCTCCACCATCTTCCCTTTCCATCTGATCCTGGACCAGGACTTGGTTCTGGTGCAAGTAGGACACGGGCTGAGGAAGAGACTCACCAGGAAAGATGGACTGCGACGACCAGCCACCTTCCAAGAACACTTCTCCATTCTTTCTCCCCTAATCAGATGTACCTTCCAAGGTATTCTAACCATGCTGAACACTCAGTTCACCATTCGGATCAAGCGTGGAGTCTCCACCGCAGATAACACG CTCATGGACCTTAAAGGTCAGATGATTTATGTCCCAGAGTCCGACGCCATTTTGTTTTTGGGCTCGCCGTGTGTAGacaagctggaggagctgacggGTCGTGGCCTGTACCTGTCAGACATCCCCATTCATAACGCGCTGCGCGACGTCGTCCTGGTGGGCGAACAGGCCAAGGCCCAGGACGGGCTGAAGAAGCGGCTGGGGAAGGCCAAAGCAGCCTTGGAACATGCCCATCAagcactggaggaggagaagaagaagaccgTAGACCTCCTCTTCACCATCTTTCCCGGCACCGTTgcgcagcagctgtggcaggGCCAGACGGTCCAGGCCAAGAAGTTTGAGAGGGTCACAATGCTCTTCTCTGACATCGTGGGCTTCACGGCGGTTTGCTCTCACTGCACCCCGATGCAAGTGATCACCATGCTGAACGAGCTGTACACCAAGTTTGACCACCACTGTGGAGAGCTGGACGTGTATAAG GTGGAGACCATCGGTGATGCGTATTGCGTAGCCGGCGGCTTACACAAGGAGAGCGAGACTCACGCTGTCCAAGTAGCACTCATGGCCTTAAAGATGATGGAGCTTTCGAACGGTGTTATGACTCCAGCTGGAGAACCAATACAG ATGCGTATTGGTCTCCATACTGGTTCAGTGCTGGCGGGTGTGGTGGGGGTGAAGATGCCTCGCTACTGCCTTTTTGGGAACAATGTCACATTAGCAAACAAGTTTGAATCCTGCAGCCAACCGGGAAAAATCAACATCAGCCCCACAACCCACAG ATTGCTGGAGGATCATCCAGAGTTTGTCTTCATTCCCAGGCGCAGACAGGAGCTTCCGGCCAACTTCCCGGAGGACATCCCTGGTGTTTGTTACTTTTTGGAGGCCTCTCCCAGACCTTCAGAAGTCACTCTGAAATGA
- the LOC130527223 gene encoding fatty acid-binding protein, intestinal-like: MTFNGTWKVERNDNYDKFMEQMGINLVKRKLAAHDNLKMTIEQSGDTFHVKEHSNFRNLDIDFNLGVTFEYSLADGTEVSGSWSIEGDMMKGVFVRKDNGKQLTTTRVIQGDELIQSYSYEGVDAKRIFKRS; this comes from the exons ATGACTTTCAACGGAACCTGGAAAGTGGAACGCAATGACAACTACGACAAATTCATGGAACAAATGG GAATTAACTTGGTCAAGAGGAAGCTGGCCGCTCACGACAACCTGAAGATGACCATCGAGCAGAGCGGAGACACCTTTCACGTCAAGGAGCACAGCAATTTCCGCAACCTGGACATAGACTTCAACCTGGGCGTCACCTTCGAGTACAGCCTGGCAGACGGGACAGAAGTGTCT GGTTCCTGGAGCATCGAGGGAGACATGATGAAGGGCGTTTTCGTCAGGAAGGACAATGGGAAGCAACTGACCACAACCAGAGTTATTCAAGGCGACGAGCTTATCCAG AGTTACTCCTACGAAGGCGTGGATGCAAAGAGGATTTTCAAGAGGAGTTAA
- the gucy1b1 gene encoding guanylate cyclase soluble subunit beta-1, with translation MYGFVNHALELLVLRNYGPEVWEDIKREAQLDIEGQFLVRIIYEDAKTYDLVAAASKVLKIDAGDILQLFGKMFFEFCQESGYDTILRVLGSNVREFLQNLDALHDHLGTIYPGMRAPSFRCTDAEKGNSLILHYYSEREGLQDIVIGIIKTVAQQIHGTEIEMKMIQPKSKECDHIKFLIEEKDSEEEAFYEDLDGFEENGTQETRISPYTFCKAFPFHLMFDRDLMLTQCGNAIYRVLPQLQPGSCILPSVFSLVRPHIDFSFHGILSHINTVFVLRSKEGLLNVETAENEDELTGVEISCLRLKGQMIYLPEAENILFLCSPSVMNLDDLTRRGLYLSDIPLHDATRDLVLLGEQFREEYKLTQELEILTDRLQHTLRALEDEKKKTDRLLYSVLPPSVANELRHKRPVPAKRYDNVTILFSGIVGFNTFCSKHASAEGAIKIVNLLNDVYTRFDILTDSRNNPYVYKVETVGDKYMTVSGLPEPCTHHAKSICHLALEMLEIAGQVKVDDEPVQITIGIHTGEVVTGVIGQRMPRYCLFGNTVNLTSRTETTGEKGRINVSEFTFRCLQSAENADPQFHLEYRGPVTMKGKKEPMKVWFLSRKPTAEPATVKA, from the exons ATG TATGGATTTGTGAATCACGCCttggagctgctggttttgcGGAATTACGGCCCGGAAGTTTGGGAAGACATCAA GAGGGAGGCTCAGCTGGATATTGAAGGTCAGTTCCTGGTTAGAATCATATATGAAGATGCCAAAACATACGATCTTGTTGCTGCCGCGAGTAAAGTTCTCA AGATCGACGCAGGGGACATCCTGCAGCTCTTTGGGAAGATGTTTTTTGAATTTTGCCAGGAGTCTGGGTACGACACCATTTTGCGTGTTTTAGGATCAAATGTTCGGGAATTCTtgcag AATCTTGACGCTCTGCACGACCACCTGGGCACCATCTACCCTGGGATGAGGGCGCCATCCTTCCGCTGCACGGACGCAGAGAAGGGGAACAGCCTAATTCTTCACTACTACTCGGAGAGAGAAGGCCTGCAGGACATTGTGATTGGCATCATCAAAACCGTCGCCCAGCAAATCCACGGCACAGAGATAGAGATGAAG ATGATTCAACCAAAGAGCAAAGAGTGTGACCACATCAAGTTTCTGATCGAGGAGAAGGACTCGGAGGAAGAGGCGTTCTACGAGGACCTGGATGGCTTCGAGGAGAACGGCACGCAGGAGACTCGGATCAGCCCGTACACCTTCTGCAAGGCTTTCCCCTTCCACCTCATGTTTGACAGAGACCTGATGCTGACACAGTGCGGGAACGCCATTTATCGAGTCCtgcctcag CTCCAGCCTGGATCCTGCATCCTGCCCTCAGTTTTTTCTTTGGTCCGTCCACACATCGACTTCAGCTTTCACGGCATCCTCTCGCACATCAACACCGTCTTTGTGCTGCGCAGCAAG GAGGGCCTGCTGAATGTGGAGACGGCGGAGAACGAGGACGAGCTGACGGGGGTGGAGATCAGCTGCCTCAGACTCAAAGGACAGATGATCTACTTGCCAGAGGCGGAGAACATCCTTTTTCTTTGCTCACCCAG CGTTATGAACCTGGATGACCTCACACGTAGGGGGCTTTACCTGAGCGACATCCCGCTGCACGACGCCACGCGTGACCTGGTGCTGCTGGGCGAGCAGTTCCGCGAGGAGTACAAGCTGacgcaggagctggagatcctGACGGACCGTCTGCAGCACACCCTGCGAGCGCTGGAAGacgagaagaagaaaacagacag ATTGCTTTATTCTGTTCTGCCACCATCTGTTGCCAACGAGCTGCGTCACAAGCGGCCCGTGCCGGCGAAGCGCTACGACAACGTGACGATCCTGTTCAGCGGCATCGTGGGCTTCAACACCTTCTGCAGCAAGCACGCCTCGGCCGAGGGCGCCATCAAGATAGTCAACCTGCTCAACGATGTTTACACGCGCTTTGACATCTTGACGGACTCGCGGAATAACCCTTATGTATACAAG GTGGAAACGGTGGGAGATAAGTACATGACGGTGAGCGGCCTGCCCGAGCCGTGCACGCACCACGCCAAGTCCATCTGCCACCTGGccctggagatgctggagatcgCGGGACAGGTGAAAGTGGACGACGAACCCGTTCAG ATCACGATCGGGATCCACACCGGAGAGGTGGTGACGGGGGTGATTGGGCAGAGGATGCCTCGGTATTGCCTCTTCGGAAATACCGTCAATCTCACCAGCCGCACGGAAACGACCGGCGAAAAGGGCCGGATAAACGTCTCGGAGTTCACGTTCCG gtgtctgcagtccGCCGAGAACGCCGACCCTCAGTTCCATTTAGAGTACCGGGGTCCCGTCACCATGAAAGGGAAGAAGGAACCCATGAAGGTGTGGTTTCTGTCCAGGAAGCCCACGGCAGAACCCGCCACAGTAAAAGCCTAA